Proteins from a genomic interval of Stenotrophomonas maltophilia R551-3:
- a CDS encoding bifunctional acetate--CoA ligase family protein/GNAT family N-acetyltransferase, which produces MSTYHLQSVFRPQSVAVIGGSPRQRSAGRAVMRNLRGTGFPGKVAWINPRHAEIDGIRTVKRLKDLDWVPDLVVITAPASIVPQVVRTAAERGVQAAIILTAHLGDGPGSLSAQVEAVARKHGLRILGPHCLGVIAPHARLNASIAAHFPQAGDLALISESSAIAAALVEWGVARSVGFSAVVSLGDTMDVDFGDLLDYFATDYRTRAILLYVEQIKDARKFMSAARAAARAKPVVVVKSGRAERVQPGSRDTHVQALARADDVYGAAFNRAGLLRVGALDELFTAAESLGRLGTFPGRRLAILSNGGGVGRLAVDQLIALRGTLANLSDSTVEKLDAVLPQGWSRSNPVDIVVDADGDRYAAAIEALLADNENDAVMVVNVPTAFTSSADAAQALTRTLGLRPRHHRDKPVFAVWLGNDDQATATLNAARVPTYPTEAEAVRGFQHLVRYREAQNALMETPPSLPQDFSVDAAAARALVDAALANGQQWLDPLATHELLKAYGIPSAPVMHARDAHEAMDLAQPLLERGASVALKILSPDIPHKSEVDGVRLNLSTLPAVQSAANAILSRARQLRPDARIDGLLVQPTIVRPKARELIVGIADDATFGPVIVVGRGGTAVEVINDKALALPPLDLRLAHELIGQTRASRILKAYGDVPAADERALALALVKLAQLAADIPEVRTLDINPLLVDGKGILALDARVAVAPSRILHKGRGHPRFSVFPYPKEWERTIELSDGGRAFVRPVRPEDDALFRAFFARVSDEDLRLRFFQSVKHFSHEFIARLTQLDYARSIALVAIEPRSGEMLGAVRLHADADYHRGEYGILIRSDLKGHGIGWRLMAIMIEYAKWLGLDVVEGQVLRENSTMLAMCQSLGFKTKLDPDDPTVMVVTLPVQQVEVPAAPL; this is translated from the coding sequence ATGAGTACCTACCACCTGCAGTCCGTGTTCCGTCCGCAGTCGGTCGCGGTGATCGGCGGCAGCCCGCGTCAGCGCTCGGCCGGACGTGCGGTGATGCGCAACCTGCGCGGCACCGGCTTCCCCGGCAAGGTGGCGTGGATCAACCCGCGGCATGCCGAAATCGATGGCATCCGCACCGTGAAGCGGCTGAAGGACCTGGACTGGGTGCCGGATCTGGTGGTGATCACCGCGCCGGCGTCGATCGTGCCGCAGGTGGTGCGCACCGCTGCCGAACGCGGCGTGCAGGCCGCAATCATCCTCACCGCCCATCTGGGTGACGGCCCGGGCTCGCTGTCGGCGCAGGTGGAGGCGGTGGCGCGCAAGCATGGCCTGCGCATCCTCGGCCCACACTGCCTGGGTGTGATTGCACCGCACGCACGGCTCAATGCCAGCATCGCCGCGCACTTCCCGCAGGCCGGTGATCTTGCGTTGATCTCCGAATCCTCGGCCATTGCCGCCGCGCTGGTGGAGTGGGGCGTGGCGCGCTCGGTCGGGTTTTCCGCGGTGGTCTCGCTGGGCGACACGATGGACGTCGACTTCGGTGACCTGCTCGACTACTTCGCCACCGACTACCGCACCCGCGCCATCCTGCTCTATGTCGAGCAGATCAAGGATGCGCGCAAGTTCATGTCGGCCGCGCGTGCCGCCGCCCGCGCCAAGCCGGTGGTGGTGGTGAAGTCCGGCCGCGCCGAGCGCGTGCAGCCGGGCAGCCGCGATACCCATGTGCAGGCCCTGGCCCGCGCCGACGACGTGTATGGCGCCGCGTTCAACCGCGCCGGCCTGCTGCGCGTGGGCGCGCTGGACGAACTGTTCACGGCCGCCGAATCGCTGGGCCGGTTGGGGACCTTCCCCGGTCGTCGCCTGGCCATTCTCAGCAATGGTGGCGGTGTCGGCCGCCTGGCCGTGGACCAGCTCATTGCACTGCGTGGCACGCTGGCCAACCTGTCCGACAGCACGGTCGAGAAGCTCGACGCCGTGCTGCCGCAGGGCTGGTCGCGCAGCAACCCGGTCGACATCGTGGTCGACGCCGATGGTGACCGCTATGCCGCCGCCATCGAGGCGCTGCTGGCTGACAACGAGAATGATGCGGTGATGGTGGTCAACGTGCCGACCGCATTCACTTCATCCGCAGACGCCGCACAGGCGCTTACCCGCACGCTCGGACTGCGCCCGCGCCATCACCGCGACAAGCCGGTATTCGCGGTGTGGCTGGGCAACGATGACCAGGCCACCGCCACGCTCAACGCGGCACGGGTGCCGACCTATCCGACCGAGGCCGAAGCGGTGCGCGGCTTCCAGCATCTGGTGCGTTACCGCGAAGCGCAGAACGCGCTGATGGAAACACCGCCCAGCCTGCCGCAGGACTTCAGTGTCGACGCGGCGGCCGCACGCGCGCTGGTCGATGCGGCATTGGCCAACGGCCAGCAATGGCTGGACCCGTTGGCCACCCACGAACTGCTCAAGGCCTACGGCATTCCCTCCGCGCCGGTGATGCATGCGCGCGATGCGCACGAGGCAATGGACCTGGCGCAGCCGTTGCTGGAGCGTGGCGCCAGCGTGGCGCTGAAGATCCTGTCGCCGGACATTCCGCACAAGTCGGAAGTGGACGGCGTGCGCCTGAACCTGTCCACGCTGCCGGCGGTGCAGAGCGCGGCCAACGCGATCCTGTCGCGCGCACGCCAGCTGCGGCCGGATGCGCGCATCGATGGCCTGCTGGTGCAGCCGACCATCGTTCGCCCGAAGGCGCGCGAGTTGATCGTCGGCATTGCCGATGACGCGACGTTCGGTCCGGTGATCGTGGTCGGCCGTGGCGGTACCGCGGTTGAAGTGATCAATGACAAGGCGTTGGCGCTGCCGCCGCTGGATCTGCGCCTGGCCCATGAGCTGATCGGCCAGACCCGTGCCTCGCGCATCCTCAAGGCCTATGGCGATGTGCCTGCCGCCGACGAGCGCGCACTGGCCCTGGCGCTGGTCAAGCTGGCGCAGCTGGCCGCCGACATTCCCGAAGTGCGTACGCTGGACATCAATCCGCTGCTGGTCGACGGCAAGGGCATCCTCGCCCTCGACGCACGCGTGGCGGTGGCGCCGTCGCGCATCCTGCACAAGGGCCGTGGCCATCCGCGCTTCTCGGTGTTCCCGTACCCGAAGGAGTGGGAGCGCACCATCGAACTGTCCGATGGCGGCCGCGCCTTCGTGCGTCCGGTGCGGCCGGAGGATGACGCGTTGTTCCGTGCGTTCTTCGCCCGCGTCAGCGACGAGGATCTGCGCCTGCGCTTCTTCCAGTCGGTGAAGCACTTCAGCCACGAGTTCATCGCGCGCCTGACCCAGCTCGATTACGCACGCTCGATCGCACTGGTGGCGATCGAACCGCGCAGTGGCGAAATGCTCGGCGCGGTGCGCCTGCACGCCGATGCCGATTACCACCGCGGCGAGTACGGCATCCTGATCCGCTCGGACCTGAAGGGACACGGCATCGGCTGGCGGCTGATGGCAATCATGATCGAGTACGCCAAGTGGCTGGGCCTGGACGTGGTCGAAGGACAGGTGCTGCGCGAGAACAGCACCATGCTGGCGATGTGCCAGAGCCTGGGCTTCAAGACGAAGCTGGACCCGGATGACCCGACGGTGATGGTGGTGACCCTGCCGGTGCAGCAGGTCGAGGTGCCGGCGGCACCGCTGTAG
- a CDS encoding YbjQ family protein, whose amino-acid sequence MADPYNSGTPSPPALRFDDSLVTTAFELPGHRIVRNLGVVRGITVRSRSIVGNFLGGIQTIFGGNITIYTELCEQAREETYRDMVKHARQLGANAIIGMRYDATDVMTGLTEVLCYGTAVVVEPMR is encoded by the coding sequence ATGGCAGACCCCTACAACAGCGGTACCCCTTCCCCGCCTGCGCTGCGCTTCGACGACTCGCTGGTCACCACCGCCTTCGAGCTGCCGGGCCATCGCATCGTGCGCAATCTGGGCGTGGTACGCGGCATCACCGTGCGCTCGCGCTCGATCGTCGGCAATTTCCTCGGCGGTATACAGACGATCTTCGGCGGCAACATCACCATCTACACCGAACTGTGCGAACAGGCTCGCGAGGAAACCTACCGCGACATGGTCAAGCACGCGCGGCAGCTGGGCGCCAACGCGATCATCGGCATGCGCTACGACGCCACCGATGTGATGACCGGGCTGACCGAAGTGCTGTGCTACGGCACGGCAGTGGTGGTGGAACCGATGCGATAG